In Anaerolineales bacterium, the sequence GGATTGGCGAGCCGCCCGCGCAAGGGTGAACGCCAGCGCAACCAGATTGCCGCCGCTAACCCCGAAGATCCGGCCCGGATTGATCCCTTCCCGCAAAAGCCTCTCGGCCCAATCCAGTTCCTTCAGGATCCGGTGTACGTCTCCCAGCTTGCCGGATTGGAAGATGACCGTCGGGGGGACAGCGGAATCCTCGCTCACCATCTCTCCTGATCTACCAAAGGCTTTCCGCGGGCGCCTGTTTTCTGCGTCGAAGCCGATTGAACCCGCCCCGGTTCGACCGTCTGTTTCAGCACCGGATCGACGCACCACCCGCGACCCCGGGATACGGCGGTACGGCGCCAAAGGACCGGGTCCGGCTTCGGTTGGATATGCCCATATTGCGGGCGGAGAACCGGCTCCGATAGATAAAAAGGCAAGAGCGAACGGCTCGGGTTTTTCCCCCGTTCGATTTTACCCAAGGAAGGGGTTGGGCGCGAGGGGAAAAAACGGGGTCTGCTTGCCCCGCTTCCGGCGGGCCGGTATACTCCCCGTATACTGTCCTGCATTCCGCCGAGCGAGGGAATCAATTTCATGAAACGGAGCAATGCTTTCCTTTCGGGAATCATCCTTGTGCTGGGAGGCGCCGTCCTCGCCTGCGATGCCGGTTTCCTCCTTTCCGGACCGGGAACCGCCCCCGCCGCGGCGGAACCGGTCCGGCGCGAAGCGAAGATCCCGCCGGACGCGGTGAAAATGGCGCCCGCGACGGATCCGAATCCGCCGCGACTGCTCTCGGCCGAGTTCGAAGAACCCGTCCCCGCGCCGGGTTTGGTCAACACCGCCGGGGCGGAAGATTCACCGTTCATTTTGCCCGGCGGTGAGACCCTATATTTCTTCTTCACCCCGGATGCCTCCATCCCGGCCGATCGGCATATAATCGACGGCGTGACCGGCATTTACCGCTCGCGGAAATCCGGCGGCGCCTGGGGCGAGGCGGAACGGGTGCTGCTGCAGGATCCGGGGAAAGCCGCGCTCGACGGGTGCGAATTCATCCTCGGTGAGACGATGTGGTTTTGCACCATCCGCGAGGGATACGACGGGATCGTTTGGATGACCGCCGAACTGCGCGAGGGCGCTTGGCGGGATTGGCGGCCGGCGGATTTCGATCCGGATTTCCAGGTCGGCGAATTGCACATCTCCGCCGACGGAACCGAGTTGTATTTTGGATCCGCGCGGCCCGGAGGCAGGGGAAAATTGGATCTGTGGGTATCGCGCATGGCGGGAGGCGAGTGGCAGGAGCCCGCCAACCTTGCCCCGCTCAACACGCCGGACGACGAGGGGTGGCCGGCCCTCAGCCCGGACGGTTCCGAATTGTGGTTCTATCGCAATTACGGCATCTGGCGGTCGAAGCGGGAAGGCGGCGTTTGGGGGGAGGCGGAGCAGATTCTCTCGACTCTGGCGGGCGAGCCCACCCTCGACCGCGACGGAAATTTGTATTTTGTCCACCATTATTTCGAGGACGACCGGATGATCGAAGCGGATATTTATGTCTGTTACAGGAAATGACGCCTGCGGCGTCCGGAGTCATCGAGGGGAATGGCATGCTGCCTGATTACCGCATCCGCCAGCGCGACGTCCTGCTGGAAATCATCCGCACCATCACCGAGGAGCTCGACCTCGAGCGGGTGCTGGAAAAAATCCTGCGCATCTCGGTCGAGATCCTCGAAGGCGAAGCGGGGATCATCGCCCTTCCCGGCGGCACGGCGGCGGATTCGGGCGGATGGCGGATCGCCGCCTCGGTCGGCGTGGCGCCCGACTTTTTAAAGCCGCTCTCCGCCGTTCTGCGCGAACTGCCGCCGGCCGACGATCCGAAGCGCCGCCTGCTGCCGCAGATCGAGCGGCGCCTGCAGCAGATGATCCGCACCGCCTCGCTCGGGTGGCTCTCCAGCCTGGGCCTGCCGATGACGGCCCGCGGCGCGGTGGTCGGCGCGGTGTACGTCTTCCGCGCCGGGCGCGCGCTGTTCACCGACGACGAGCGCGCCCTGCTGCAGGCCTTCGCGGACCAGGCGGCGGTGGCGGTCGCCAACGCGCGCCTCTTCGCCCAGGTGCGCGAAGAGAAGCAGCGCCTCGACGCAATCCTCGAATCCTCGGCCGAGGGCATCGCCATCCTCGGCCCCGACGACCGCATCCAGCGCTTCAACCGCGCCATCGCCCGCCTGGCGGGCGTCGGCCCCGAACAAGCCGTCGGCCAGTCCCACGACGACGTTCTGCGGTTCTCCTCCCCGAAAACCGGGCGGACCCTCTCCCAGGCCGAGGCCGGCGGTTGGCCGCTCTCGGGCCGCGCCACGCTCTACCTGGAGGCCGATCTGCTCCGCCGTGCGGGCAGCCCGGTCAGCGTCGGGGTCACCTACGCGCCCGTGTTCGCCCAGGACCGCAACCTGCTCAACATCGTCGTCGGCATGCGCGATCTCACCCGCTTCCGCGAAGCCGAGGAGATCAAGGACACCTTTATCTCCATCATCAGCCATGAATTGAAAACCCCGGTGGCCCTGATCAAGGGCTATGCCAGCACCTTGCGCCGCCAGGACGTGCAGTGGGAGCGGGAGGTGGTGGAGGATTCCCTCTCCGTCATCGAGGAGGAAGCCGACCGGTTGACCGCGTTGATCGAGGACCTGCTCGACGCATCGCGTCTGCAGGCCGGCGGACTTTCCCCGAACTACGGCGAGGTCGACCTCCCCCGCCTGGCCGCCCGGGCCGCGGAGCGCCTCTCCAAACAATTCCCGGACCGGACGATCCGTGCGGATTTCCCGCGCTCGTTTCCGGCGGTCTCCGCCGACGAACAACGGATCGTTCAGGTGATCTCCAACTTGGTGTCGAACGCGGTGAAATATTCCGCCGCCGGATCGCCGGTGACGATCCGCGGAGCGGCCGCTCCCGCAGAAGTGACCGTCTCCGTCGAGGACGAGGGGTACGGCATCCCCCCCAAGGATCTGCCGCACGTCTTCGACCGCTTCTACCGCGGAGCGGATTCGGCCAAACGCACCAAGGGCGCCGGCCTGGGGCTGTATCTCGCCAAGGCCGTGGTCGAAGCGCACGGCGGCCGGATCTGGATCGACTCCGAACCGGGAAAGGGAACCCGGGCCTGCTTCACGCTGCCGCGGGATCGGAAGTGACCGCCGGGCCGCGGACCTTAGACCTTGGGCCACGGTCCCCCCTCCACCCATAGCGTTCTTTTATCATCCCGAAATATCCCGGGGGGCACCCGCACGATCTGCAGCCATCGGCCATAGTCGGTCGTCGCTTCGAGCCCCCCGCTTGATAACCGCCCTCCGCCCGGGTAGAATGCACCATTCCTTCGTGAAAGGCGATCCATGCCTCCCATTCAGACCACCATCAAATGCCCGAACTGCGGGGCGATGCAGCCCGCCCTCATCGAACAGCTGATCGACATCGGACGAGATCCCGCCTCAAAGACCCGGCTCCTGCAGGGCCGACTGAATTTCTTCCAATGTCCTTCCTGCGGCTTCCAGGGCGCGCTGGCCTCTCCGCTGGTCTACCACGA encodes:
- a CDS encoding PD40 domain-containing protein codes for the protein MKRSNAFLSGIILVLGGAVLACDAGFLLSGPGTAPAAAEPVRREAKIPPDAVKMAPATDPNPPRLLSAEFEEPVPAPGLVNTAGAEDSPFILPGGETLYFFFTPDASIPADRHIIDGVTGIYRSRKSGGAWGEAERVLLQDPGKAALDGCEFILGETMWFCTIREGYDGIVWMTAELREGAWRDWRPADFDPDFQVGELHISADGTELYFGSARPGGRGKLDLWVSRMAGGEWQEPANLAPLNTPDDEGWPALSPDGSELWFYRNYGIWRSKREGGVWGEAEQILSTLAGEPTLDRDGNLYFVHHYFEDDRMIEADIYVCYRK
- a CDS encoding PAS domain S-box protein, giving the protein MLPDYRIRQRDVLLEIIRTITEELDLERVLEKILRISVEILEGEAGIIALPGGTAADSGGWRIAASVGVAPDFLKPLSAVLRELPPADDPKRRLLPQIERRLQQMIRTASLGWLSSLGLPMTARGAVVGAVYVFRAGRALFTDDERALLQAFADQAAVAVANARLFAQVREEKQRLDAILESSAEGIAILGPDDRIQRFNRAIARLAGVGPEQAVGQSHDDVLRFSSPKTGRTLSQAEAGGWPLSGRATLYLEADLLRRAGSPVSVGVTYAPVFAQDRNLLNIVVGMRDLTRFREAEEIKDTFISIISHELKTPVALIKGYASTLRRQDVQWEREVVEDSLSVIEEEADRLTALIEDLLDASRLQAGGLSPNYGEVDLPRLAARAAERLSKQFPDRTIRADFPRSFPAVSADEQRIVQVISNLVSNAVKYSAAGSPVTIRGAAAPAEVTVSVEDEGYGIPPKDLPHVFDRFYRGADSAKRTKGAGLGLYLAKAVVEAHGGRIWIDSEPGKGTRACFTLPRDRK